A single Pieris rapae chromosome 2, ilPieRapa1.1, whole genome shotgun sequence DNA region contains:
- the LOC110997237 gene encoding general transcription factor IIH subunit 3 — protein MADDDVPSDSSTLVIIVDTNPNQRYITEDPKVLTGCLDAVIAFANSHLMQKSRNELAVIGCHFHKSEYLYPSPGKPLDVRQIDGQYELFTLVEKTIKMRLVNLIKSQPQEEKPGESLLAGALAMGLCFISKIRRESSPALKISSRILIVTGSSDTAAQYINYMNVFFTAQKQQVLIDVCSLDKHLSLLQQGCDITGGLYLKVPSLEGLLQYLLWVFLPEGSERRQLVLPGRGRVDYRAACFCHRELLTIGYVCSVCLSVFCKFSPICTTCHTVFKIAGPLQIKPKKKKMKV, from the exons aTGGCAGATGATGACG ttcctTCGGATAGTAGCACATTAGTGATTATAGTTGACACAAATCCAAATCAACGGTATATAACGGAGGATCCCAAAGTACTAACAGGATGTTTGGATGCGGTGATTGCATTTGCCAATTCACATTTAATGCAAAAATCAAGGAACGAACTAGCAGTAATTGGttgtcattttcataaaag CGAATATCTGTACCCATCACCAGGCAAACCTTTGGATGTAAGGCAAATTGATGGGCAATATGAGCTATTTACACTTGTTGAAAAGACTATCAAAATGag ATTAGtgaacttaataaaaagtcAACCGCAAGAAGAAAAGCCAGGGGAGTCTTTACTAGCAGGAGCACTTGCCATGGGGCTATGTTTCATTTCTAAA atACGGCGAGAGTCATCCCcagcattaaaaataagtagtaGAATTCTTATTGTGACGGGCAGCTCAGACACTGCTGCacagtatattaattatatgaatgtGTTCTTCACTGCACAg aAACAGCAAGTATTAATAGATGTTTGTTCGTTAGACAAGCATTTAAGTTTGCTACAGCAGGGATGTGATATCACTGGTGGATTATATCTCAAAGTGCCATCTTTAGAAGGATTGCTACAGTATTTATTG TGGGTATTCCTTCCAGAAGGCTCGGAACGCAGGCAGCTAGTACTTCCTGGCCGTGGCCGCGTAGATTACCGCGCTGCTTGCTTTTGTCACCGAGAACTACTTACTATAGGATATGTGTGCTCTGTCTGCTTAAGCG TGTTCTGCAAATTCAGCCCTATATGCACCACATGCCA CACGGTATTCAAAATCGCTGGACCCTTGCAGATCAAGccgaaaaagaagaaaatgaaagtgtaa
- the LOC110997238 gene encoding uncharacterized protein LOC110997238, whose protein sequence is MAKIIKSIFNTSERRKSRFEDKEEDVPPPDLRRKLSISRSGRMRQANKKRQSLSLDVYGQEHQEKQKTVDQKSETNRRHSTELSPEEEIDSAFEIIDKT, encoded by the exons ATGGCgaagataataaaatcaatatttaacacGTCAGAGAGACGTAAGTCCCGGTTTGAGGACAAAGAGGAAGATGTTCCACCACCAGATCTTAGAAGGAAGTTGTCTATTTCTAGATCGGGAAGAATGAGGCAAGCGAACAAAAAACGACAATCGTTGTCTTTGGATGTTTATGGGCAG GAACATCAAGAGAAGCAAAAAACAGTGGACCAGAAGTCTGAAACAAATAGGCGACATAGTACAGAGTTATCGCCCGAAGAAGAAATAGATAGCGCGTTTGAGATTATAGATAAGACGTAG
- the LOC110997246 gene encoding E3 ubiquitin-protein ligase MARCHF5, with translation MAREDKDNMSETTLEPTDDENLKSCWVCFATEHDDKLAAWVQPCKCIGTTKWVHQSCLQRWVDEKQRGNISRKVLCPQCKVEYIVVFPSMGTFVILLDAIEDITRRISPFILGGVLLGSIYWIAITYGAVTVMQVVGHREGLEMMESADPLVLLVLLPTIPVTLIGAKMYNWEDSVLFFLRKYCAKIPALSYVLPFGHVDEERAIVSGPSPNNGSQNSTSHLSPTRIFCSALLVPTISTIIGKIFFRSIKNNLHRTILGGLTYITLKGALKIYHKQMLYIRQSSRKILDYTESNLKLYRSSNQGQSDSVARDDSEQVV, from the exons atggCGAGGGAAGACAAGGATAATATGTCCGAAACAACTTTAGAGCCAACAGATGACGAAAATCTCAAGTCGTGTTGGGTTTGTTTTGCCACCGAACATGATGATAAACTGGCTGCTTGGGTTCAACCTTGCAAGTGTATTGGTACAACAAAATGG GTTCACCAAAGTTGTCTCCAGCGGTGGGTAGATGAAAAACAGAGAGGCAATATTAGTAGGAAAGTTCTCTGCCCACAATGCAAAGTAGAATACATAGTAGTATTCCCATCTATGGGAACATTTGTGATTTTGCTGGATGCTATAGAAGATATAACACGCAGAATCAGTCCATTTATTCTTGGGGGTGTGTTGCTAGGATCTATTTACTGGATTGCTATTACATATGGTGCAGTGACTGTTATGCAG GTTGTCGGCCATAGGGAGGGTCTGGAAATGATGGAGTCGGCTGACCCCCTGGTACTGCTGGTGCTGTTGCCGACGATTCCTGTTACCCTCATAGGCGCCAAGATGTACAACTGGGAAGACTCTGTGTTATTCTTCCTCAGGAAGTACTGTGCTAAGATACCGGCGCTGTCATATGTATTACCCTTCGGCCA TGTTGATGAAGAGCGCGCAATTGTCTCCGGGCCAAGTCCGAACAATGGATCACAAAACTCAACTTCACATCTATCTCCTACACGAATATTTTGTTCAGCCCTACTCGTACCCACAATTTCAACAATTATAGGCAAAATTTTCTTTCGTTCAATCAAAAATAACCTTCATAGAACGATTTTAGGCGGTCTCACATACATAACGTTAAAGGGTgctcttaaaatatatcacaaaCAGATGTTATACATTCGCCAATCCAGTAGAAAAATCTTAGATTACACAGAgtcaaatttaaagttatatagaAGTTCGAATCAAGGACAATCCGATTCTGTTGCGAGAGACGATTCGGAACAAGTAGTCTGA